A region of Thermococcus piezophilus DNA encodes the following proteins:
- a CDS encoding DUF61 family protein, protein MPTAEDILNREIARVNLHLPVVRPTLRQLIDVEEPKVRLRDGSYHYFRRSELEYLRSLLDDGEEDKLRVPIVLEISTIYRGYFRVRGRIEVKVIDKILGTYTVLDEKSEELYLRYLLPKIRKTLPTTTTYAFIAE, encoded by the coding sequence ATGCCAACTGCCGAGGATATTCTGAACAGGGAAATAGCCAGGGTGAACCTCCATCTGCCGGTTGTGAGACCTACCCTGCGCCAACTCATCGATGTTGAGGAGCCTAAAGTTCGCCTCCGTGACGGAAGCTACCACTACTTCAGGCGCTCGGAGCTCGAGTACCTCCGCTCCCTTCTCGATGACGGTGAAGAGGATAAGCTCAGGGTTCCCATAGTCCTGGAGATAAGCACCATCTACAGGGGCTATTTCAGGGTTAGGGGCAGGATTGAAGTCAAGGTCATAGACAAGATTCTTGGCACCTATACCGTACTGGATGAGAAAAGCGAGGAGCTATATCTCCGGTATCTTCTGCCGAAAATCAGAAAAACCCTTCCAACCACAACAACATACGCCTTCATAGCGGAGTGA